The genomic window AGGGCGAGGCAGTGGAAGGTCTCTGGATTCCGTATTGACCGGCGGATGCACAAGCTGTCAAGTGCGCCTGGATACGGTCGCGTCATGACTGTCCTCGACGAACTCGGCGCCGCCAGATACGTCCTGCTGACGACGTTCCGCCGCGACGGCCGCGCGGTGCCGACAGCAGTCTGGATCCTGCCCGCTCCCGGCGGCGAGCTGGCGATCTGGACCGGCGAGGACACCGGCAAACTCAAACGGATCCGCCGCGATCACCGGGTCACGCTGGCGCCGTGCACCGTCCGGGGCCGCGTTCTGGGCGAGACTGTGCCGGCGACCGCCCGGATCGGCGACCGCGAACAGACACGCTGGGCGGCCGGGCGGATCCCGCGTAAGTACGGCTTGATCGGCTTGTCGGTCTTCCTCGGGAGCCTGTTGAGGAACCGCCGGATCGGGGGCGTCGCGGTCTTCCTGACCCTCGCCGACGGCCGGCGATGACCGCATCCCGGCTGCTATCCGCTCCCGGTGAGCCTCTTCGCCAGGCCGTCGAGCTGATCGCGCATGTGCGGAGGCCCACCGCCCTGGAAGGAACCGAGTACCTCGCTGGCCCGGTCGAAAGCCTCTCGGGCCCCGGCCTCGTCACCGAGGGTGATCAGCAGCTCGGACAGGCTGCGGAACGCCTGGAAGTGGTAGGGACCCTGGCCCACCGAGCGGGCCGCGTCGGCGGCCCGGCGCAGCTCGGCCACCGCGTCGTCGGTGCGGCCGAGGCCGACGAGGTTGTGCGCGATGGAGACCCGGATCATGGCTTCCTCGTGCCGGCGGCCGACCCGCAGGTTGATCCCCAGGGCCTGCTGCAGCACCCGGGCCGCCTCCTCGTGCTGGCCGAGCCGGTCCAGCGAGCGGCCCTTGCAGTCCAGGCTGCGCATCAGCGACGTCTCGTTGCCGGCCGCCCGGCACAGCGTCACCGCCGTCTCGGCGCTCTCCAGGGCCCGTTTGTGCTCACCGAGCGAGTGGTTCACGGCGTGCACGTTGATGTGGGTGAGCGCCTGTTCGAGGAGCATCCCGTTCTCGACGAACACTTCCAGGGCCGCGGCGAGCAGTGCGAGCGACTCCTCGTTGGCGCCGAAGAACCAGCGGGCCCCGGCCAGGCTGCGCAGCACGTGCGCCTCGCCGATCACGTCACCGCTGCCGCGGGTGGCCCGCAGCGCGAACCACATGACGTCGTCCCAGTCCTGGAAGTAGCCGTACCACTCGAAGTACTGCTGCATGGTGATCGCCAGCTGCCACGGGACGATGCCGTACCCGAGATCGGCGGCGATCCCGACGGTCTCCTTGAGGACCGCCCGGTGCCGGGCGAACCAGGCGATGGCCTCCTGGTAGGTCCGCGGCTGCTCGGGCAGCACGCCGGGCAGTGCGGGATCGGGCCGGATCGGCGTGCGGTTCGGGGCGAACACCACCTGCGCGTTGAAGCTGCTGTGCAGGTAGTACTGCAGCAGCCGGGTGACCGCGGCACGCTGATCAGCCTCGGTGTCGACAGTGCGGAAGAGCTCTTCCGCGTACGCCCGGACCAGCACGTGCGCGGTGAAGCAGCCGCTGTCCTGTTCGTTCACCAGCGCGGCCTCGGCCAGTTCCTCCAGGGCGGCCCGGGTCCCGGCGGGGTCGGCGCCGGTCAGGCTGACGCAGGCCTCGGCGGTGATGCCGGCGGTCGGCGCCTGCGACAGCAGCCGGAACAGCCGGGCCGCGGCCGGGCCGAGCTGGCGATAGGACCAGGAGAAAGCGGTCCGCGGACCGGTCACGCCACGGCCCTCCGGAAACGCCGCCAGCCGTCGCGCGCCGTCGCGCAGCTCGGCGGCGACGGTGGCCATCGACAGTTGCGGGCGCACCCCGAGCCGCGCCGCCAGGACGGCCAGGGCCAGCGGCAGACGGCCGCACAGTTCGATGATCTCGTCGAGAACCGCGTCGCCGCCGCCGAGGTCGCGCAGCCCGGCGAGCCGGGTGGTGAGCAGTCGGCGGGCGTCCTGCAGGTCCGGCAGGTGGGCCCGGTGCAGGCTGGCCCCGTCGGAGACGGCCAGGCCGACCAGCGGCCGGCGGCTGGTGATCAGCACCAGGCTGTCCGCCGAGTTCGGCAGCAGCGGCCGGACCTGTGCGGCGTCGCGGGCGTCGTCGAGAAGCACCAGGAAACGTTTGCCGGCGGTGCGGCTGCGGTACGCCCCGACCAGGGCGTCGAAGGTGTCCGGCACGTCGGCACCGTGCAGGCCCAGGGCGTAGAGCAGGGTGCGCAGCGCGTCGGCGGCCGGGACGCTGCCGTCCTCGTCCTCGTAACCGCGCAGGTCGAGGTAGAGCTGGCCGTCGGTGAAACCGGCGGCGACCTGGTGGGCGAAGTGGGCCACTATCGTCGACTTACCGACACCGCCCATGCCGTCCACGGCGACCACCATGGGGCTGGTCCGGCGGCCGTCGCGCATGGCGTTCAAGTGGTCGTGCAGCACGGTCATCTCGTGCGAGCGGCCGACGAACAGCGGCTGGTCCGGCGGCAGCTGCGCCGGGCGCACCACCGGGACGGACCGGCCTTGCGCTGTGGGCGGGCCGGGGTCGGCGGGCGGCGGCGCGCCACCTTGGGTGAGCACCCGCTGCTGGGCGTCCTGCAGTTCGCGGCCGGGGTCGATGCCGAGTTCGTCGGCGAGCCGTTCCCGCACGATGCGGTAAGCGTCCAGGGCCTCGACCTGGTGCCCGGCCGCGGCCAGCGTGTCCACCAGCGCGGCATGCACCGGCTCGTGCAACCGGCCGATCCTGGCGGCCAGTCGCAACGGCGCGAGCACCCGGGACGGATGGCCGGTGCGCCCGGCGATGCCGGCGGCCGCGACCACGGCGTCGTAGAACTCGCCGTCGATGCCGGCGAAGGTCGCCGAGGCGGCGGCGCTCTCGGCCAGGTTCGCCCCCGCGGCGCCCTGGCACAGGCGCAGGGCCCGGGTGTAATCGTCGAGCGCGGCGTCGAGCCGGCCCCGGGCCTGCTCGTCCTTCGCGCGCACGACCAGCCGGCGGAACGCGACCAGGTCCAGGGTCTCCGGCCCGGCGCTGAAGCGGTACCCGTTGTCGTGGCGCGTCAGGTAGGCGCCGGGTGCGCGCGGCGTCAGCCCGGGTTCCAACAGCCGGCGTAGGACGCCGATGTATTTGTGGATGACGTTCACCGCACTGGCCGGCGGGTCGGCTCCCCACATCAGGTCGATCAGGGCGGCCATACCGATCGGCCGGCCTTCTTGGGCGATCAGCAGCGCCAGCAGGCATCGCTGCTGGTGAGGGCCGGCATCAAGCTCGATGTCGCCTCGCCAGAGGCGTAACGGGCCCATGATCTGCAGGCGGATCGCATCAGCGGCTGTCAATCGATTTTCCTTCTGGTTCGGGACGGGTCATGACCGTAGTGACAACCAGTGGAAGAGTTCTTGACGCTGACTGAACGCCGTGCACACCCCATTGCCAGAGACAGATCATTTCCGGTACGACCGGAGTGAGCGCCCGTCAGCCGCGGGAGTCGCGCAGGTCGTCCAGCATCCGCTCGGCCTGCCCGGCGAACAGGTGTGCCGCACGCCCGGCCGACAGTGCCCGGGCTCGCTCGGCCGCGGCCCGGACCACGTCGGCGGGTTCGCCGCGAGCCTGCAGCAGCCGGGCGCGCATCAGCAGGAGCAGCCCCTCGGAGTGGCGTTCACCGTGGGTGCGCATCTCGCGATCGGCGTGGTCGAGCGCGACGGCGGCCGACCGGGTGTCGCCGGCCTTCAGGTACAGGCCGGCCAGCACGGCCAGCCAGGTGGTGTACGAAGAGCGCGGCGGGTCGAGCAGGTTGGCGGACACCAGCCGGTCCAGTTCGGCCGCGGCCGCCGCCGGGGCCCGGCCGATCATGCCCAGTCCCCAGCAGCGGGCCAGCCGGGCGTAGGTGCCGAGGAAGACGAACGACAGGCCGGGGTCGACGGCGATGCTGCGGTCCGCGATCCGCAGCGCCCACTGCGGGTCTTCGGCCAGTGCTGCCGCGATGACCGCGAACGACGCCCAGAACGTCACCGCGTACCGGTTGTCGCCCGCTTCGGCCTCCATCGTGTCGAACAGGTCCCGCGCCCGCGCGACGTCGCCGTGCAGGGTGGTCATCAGCGCGAGCATGCCGGCGGCGAGCAGTCGCAGGTCGCGTAGCAGCGGAAGGTCCTGCTTCAGCACCCGGTCCTCGGCCGCCGCCTCGGTGCACCGGGTCAGATGGCGGAACGCCTCGCCGATGTCGCCGGACTCCCACCGGTGAATGCCCCAGGCGAGCAGGCCGTAGACCCGTACCACCGGATCGCCGGACGTCTCGCCCTGCTGGCGCAGCCGCTGCGCCAGCGGGCCACTCCGGTCGACCTCGGCACCCTCGGACAGCCCGGTGAACCGGGTGAACAGGAAACTCGTGGCCTCCCGCTCGCGGCCCAGCTCACGGGCCAGGGTCTCGGCTCGTTCGAGGATCTCCGGCGGCGACCCGACGTATCCCTCCAGCATGCCCAGGACCAGGACGAGCTGCGACAGCGCGGCCAGTTCGGACTCCGCGATCCGGGCTTCCCGGGCCAGCCGCGCGGCCATCCGCAGCTGCTGCTCCGCGGTCTCGAAGGCCGACTTGCCGGTGGCCCGGTGGGCCGCGCGGACCAGCGCCGTGACGGTACGACCCGGGTCGGCGAGCGGGCCGGCCGCCCACAGATGGTGGGCGAGCCGCTCGGCCGCCGCCTCACCAGCCGGGACGGTGGACTCCAGCGCGTCGGCGATGTGCAGATGCAACTGGGGCACCAGACGCTGCGGGGTGCTCGCGGCGATCGACTCGCGGACCAGGTCGTGGGCGAAACGGACGGCGAACGGGTTGTCCGGAGCGGCCCCGAGCAGGCCCAGGGACTCCACCGGTTCGAGGTGGTCGAGGGCCGCCTGCACGTCCGTACCCGCGGCGCGCGCCAGCAGGTCGACGTCGGTCTCACGGCCGAACAACGCCGCGACCTGCAGTAACCGGCGCGCCTGGTCGCTCAGCCCGGCGATGCGGTCCTGCACGACGTCGCGGACCGTGGACGGCACGCCGGGCCGGGCGGTGGCCTCGTCGGTGAGCGTGGCACCGCCGACGGTCAGCAGCCGGGACAGTTCCCGGACGAAGAACGGATTCCCGGCGGTACGGGCGTGGATACCACGGGCCACTGCGGGCGACGGTCTACGGCCGGTCTCCCGGCGTACCAGCTCGCTCACGTCGCCCTGACCGAGAGGGCCGAGCCTGATCCGGCGGTGCCCGGCCGCCCGGCTGGCGGCGGCGAGCACCCGGGTCAGCTCGGGGCTGGGCACCGGCGCGTGGGTGCGCACCGCGCCGACCAGTGCCACGCCCGCCGGAAGCCGTGCCGCGAGGTGCCCGAACAGGTGCAACGAGGTCACGTCGGCCCAGTGCAGGTCGTCCAGGATCAGCAGCAGCGGGCGCTGGGCGGCGGCCCGGGCGGCGAGGTCGGCGACCTGCTCGAACAGGCGGAACTGTGCGCCGCCGACAGCTGGTGGCGGCGTCTCTCGGGCGGTCCCGCCGAGCGCCAGCAGCCGGTCGAGCTCACCGGCCGGCTGGTCCCCGCGGTGGGCCTCGGGCCGGGCCGCGAGGATCGCGCCGATCACCTGGATCCACGGCCACATCGACGGGGTGCCGTCACCCTCCATGCACTGGCCCCACACCACCAGCACGCCGCGCTGGCCGGCTTCGGCGGCGCCCTCCTCCACCAGGCGGGTCTTACCGGCACCGGGTTCACCCTCCACGATGACCATCCCGCTGCCGTGACTGATCGCCGGTTCGATCCCGGCCCGCAGCACGGCGAGTTCGGTGGCCCGCCCGACCAGGCCGCCGGGATCGGCGGGCGGGTCGCCTGCGGGATCCGCCGGGGCCGCGCCGAGCACTTTCTGGTACGCGGCCCGCAGGGCCGGTCCCGGGTCGATGCCGAGTTCGTCGGCGAGCCGGGCGCGGACCCGGCCGGCGAGCGCGAGCGCCTCGTCCGGGCGGCCGGACGCGCCGAGGGCGACGACGAGGGCGGCCTGCAGCGGCTCGTTGAGCGGTGCGAGGGAGGCGGCCAGCCGCAGCGGCCGCAGTATCTGCTGGGGACGGCCGAGCGTCACGGCGAGGTCGGCGGCGGCGATGCAGGCGACGAAGAACTCCTCGTCGAGAGCCGCGAAGATCGGTTGCGCGGCCGAGTCGTCGCCGGTCCCGCCGCCGGCCGGGCCGCGCCAGAGCCGCAGGGCAGCCGCGTACGCGTCGAGGGCCGTCTCGCGGGAGGCCGCCTCCGCCGCCGCGATACGCCGGCGGAACACGACCAGGTCGAGGACGCCGTGGTCGTCGACGAAGACGTAGCCGTTGCCGTGGCGGCGCAGGTAGGAGCTGGCGCCACGGGTGGCCGCCGCCGGTTCGAACAGCCGCCGCAGGGCACCGATGTGTTTCTGGATCACGTTGACGGCGCTGGGTGGGGCGTCGTCGGCCCACATCAGGTCGATCAGCTCGCTGACGCTGACCGGCCGTCCGGCCCGGGCCAGAAGTACGGACAGCAGGAACGCCTGCTGTGGCGGACCCGGATCGACGGTGACGTCGCCGCGCCGGACGCGCAGCGAGCCCAGGATGTGCAACCGGAGCTCGCCGCCGGATGCGACCTGATCCGGCGCTGTCACTCTGATCACTCCTGACGAGCCGCTGATGTTGCTCGATCGGGCATCGTTCCCGATCGGCCGGATACTACAGGGAACCCCGCACACCGCGTTCCTGTGCGGGTTCCTCGACATGCCCTTTCGGGCAGATCGGAGTGGCCGCCTCGTGCCCCTTCCCCGGCCTGTCCAGCCGGGCGGAAGTCGAAAGTCAGTCACGCGCCCGATCCTTGGTGGCGCGGGCGGGTCGGGAAGTCAGGAGTCGAACGATGTCGGTAACCGGAACGCCCGAGCGGATCCCGGTCACCGTGCACGGCGACGACCCGCTGGTGCTCGCGGGGTTGACCCACCATCTCCGGGCGAGCCCGCTGATCGAGGTGCGCAATCCCATGGGCGCCGGCCAGGGCCCGACGGGCGTCGCCGTCACCGCCGTCACCGCCGTCGCTGTCCTCGCTACCGAGCGCATCGAGGAGCCGGTGCTGGGTGCGCTGAGCCGTACCGGCCCGGTGGTCCTGGTGGTGCCCCGGCTCAGCGAGTCCGAGCTGCTGACCGTGCTGGACAGCGGTGTCGCGGCCGTCCTCTACCGGCACGAGGTGACGGCCGGGAGCCTGCGCGACGCGGTCCGCACGGCGGCGCGGCACGGCCGGGAACTGCCGAACGCCGCCGTCGGTCAGCTCATCGACACCGTGCTGCGGCTGCGGCGCGAGTCAGCCACCCCGGCCGAGGACATCCGGCCGCCGCGCGGACGCGAACTCGACGTGCTGCGCCTGCTAGCCGACGGCCTGGAGACCCGGGAGATCGCCCAGCTACTCGACTGCTCCGAACGCACCGTCAAGAACGTGCTGCACGGTGTCACGGCCCGCTTCCGGCTGCGGAACCGTACCCACGCGGTCGCGTACGCGCTACGCGCCGGATATCTGTAGCCGGTCAGCCGACTCCACCAGGCCGCACGTATTCTCGGCCCGCTGCGGCTGCGACGTGACGGATCTGGACACGACCCACCCGCGAACCGCTACAGCACCAGTCGCCGGCGAACTCAGCCGGACAGCCCGGCCACCGCCTCGCGGATCAGGTCTTGGGTGAACCGCACCACGAACGGGTTGCCGGGCACCGGCGCGAGCAGACCGAGCGCCGCCACCGGCTCCAGACAGTCCAGGCACGACTGCACGCCGATGCCGGCCTCCCCGGCGAGCAGCCGCAGGTCGATGTCGCGGCCGGCAAGAGCAGCGATCTGCAGCAGACCGCGAACGTTGTCGTCAAGCCCGGCCATCCGGTCGCGGACGACATCGCGCACGGTGGCCGGCACCCCGGCCCGGGCCGCGGCTTCCCGGGTGAGCACGCCGGTCTCGGCCAAATGCCGGGACAGTTCCAAGACGAGAAAGGCATTACCGGCGGTACGGGCGTAGATGTCGCGAACCACGTCACGAGTCCCGTCACGGGCCACCTCATGAGTAGGGTCGTGGCCGGTCTCGCGGCGCACCAGCTCGGCGACATCCTCCGGGGTGAGCGGCCCGAGCCGGATCCGGCGGTGCCCGGGCGCACGGCCCGCCACCGCGAGCACCCGGGTCAAGGCCGGGCTGGGCAGCGGCGCGACCGTGCGCAGCGCGCCGATCAGGACGGTACCGCGCGGCGGCCGGGTGACCAGGTGTGCCAGCAGTTCGAGGGACGTGACGTCGGCCCAGTGCAGATCGTCGAGGACCAGCACGCACGGCCGCTGCGCCGACAACTCGGCAACCAGCCCGGTGACACCCTCGAAGAGCCGGAACCTGGTGTCGTTCTCCAGCACCGTCCCGGCCGGAACGCCGTCGCCCGCCTCCATCAGGCTGCCGATCTCCCCGCCGAGCCACTTCTCGCGTGCGTCCACCGGCAGGCCGGTCAGCATCGTCCCGACGGCCTGCACCCACGGCATGCCGTCGCCTTCCCGGCATCGACCCCAGACCACCCGCACGCCGCGTCGCCGAGCCCCGGCGACGGCCTCCTCGATGAGGCGGGTCTTGCCAGCGCCCGGCTCGCCCTCGATGAACACCAGCCCGGAGCCACCACCCACCGCAGCGCCGATCGCCCGCCGCAGCTCCGCATTCTCCTGAACCCGCCCGACCAGCCCGACCCGCCCGGCGGCAGCGGCCGATGGGACGGTCGCAGACGGCGGGTCAGCCGCGGACGGAGGGTCAGCCGGGGGTCGCGAAACTGCCTTCAGAGGCGGGCCGAGCGCAGCTGGCGCACTGACTGGCTCTCGCCGCCACAGGGTCTGCCGCAGCACCCGCTGATGCGCGGCCCGCAGTTTCGGGCCAGGACCGATACCCAGCTCAGCGGCAAGCCGGGACTGGACCGCGTCGAATGTCGCGAGGGCTTCGGCCTGGCGGCCGACGGCCGCGAGTGCGGTGACGAGGCCGGCGTGCACCGGCTCGTGCAGCGGGTCCATCGCCGTGGCCAGCCGCAGTGCGGCCAGAACTTCCTGCGGCCGGTCGAGGGCCACCGCGAGGTCGGCTGCCTCGACGGCGGCGCCAAGGAACTCTCCGTCGAGCGCGGCGAAGGCCGGGATCCCGGCGGCGCTGTGCCGCATGCCCTTCGCGGCCGGCCCGGACCACAGGCTCAAAGCCTTGGCGTAGGCGTCGAGCGCCGCACCACCACAGGCCTTGGCGTAGGCGTCGAGCGCCACACCACCGTGGGTTGAGCGGGCCGTGGTGACGAGTTGGCGGAACGCGACGACGTCGGCTACCTCGCCGTCACCGGCGAACAGGTAGCCGGTGCCGCGCCGTTGCACGTAGGACCCGGTTCCACGTGGGGGCACCGACGGCTCCAGGAGTCGGCGCAGACCGCCGACGTGCTTCTGGATCAGGTTCACCGCGCTGGGCGGGACGTCGGTCTCCCAGATCAGGTCGACGAGTTCGCTCGTGGTGACCACCTGGCCGGCGTGTGCCAGCAGCAGAGCGAGCAGGTAGGCCTGCTGACGCGGACCGGCGTCCACCTCGACGTGGTCGTGCCAGACACGCAGCGGGCCGAGGACCTGCACGTAGACCATGCTTCCCATCCCCGAGACGCCCTGAGTTGCGGGACGCCATAGTGGCACGGGCCGGCACCCGGCCGGGAATCCGTGTGGCCCCACCGCGTCGTCAGCGAAACGGCCTTGCCGATCAGTCGAGGGCGATCAGTCGAGGGCCGGCAGCGAAGCCTTGCCCTTGTCGGCGATCACGAACGGCGTGTCGATGTCGGCGGTGCCCTCGCCGATGGTCACCGCGGCGACGCCGACGCCGGTGCCGGCGATCTCGCCGGTCGGATCCTGGATGATGAATGTGTCCGCGCCGGTCCGGATCGTGTAGGTGGGCTTGCCGTTCGACTCGCCGGTCTGCCGGAACCGGAAGATCTGGTCGCCGGCCGTGGCGTCGCAGCCGGCCGTCACCACAGTGCCGGGCCTGCCGCCGGCGCCGAGTTTCGCCGACACGCACAGCGCCTCGCCGCCGGCGCGCAGCTTGCCGGTGCGGATCTGGAACGTGTCGCCGCCGCGTGTGACCGGTGTGAGCACGAACAGCTCGTTGTCGCCGAACGCCCCGGACAGGCCGATCTTGCCGTCGTTGACGACACCGAGGGTGGCCTCACTGTTCTTCGGCAACAGGTAGACCTGGCGGGTGCCGCTGAACACGTCGCTGCCGGCACCACCACCGGCCGCAGTGGTGGTCGCTGTGGAGGCAGGGCGCGACGCGGGACTGGTGGTAACGGCGGCGGTCGTCGGCTCGGCGGCCGGAGCCGGCCACGCCGACGACGATGCCGGAATCTCCGCGAGCGACGGCGCCGCCGCCGGAGCGGGATCGCCCGTGCCGCTGTTGCAGGCGGAGGTCAGCAACAGACCGGCGAGGACCGCGGTGGCTGCGGGAACGCGAGCGGAGGAAAGCACAACGGACTCCTAAGGCAAAGGTATGTGCCGAAGTGTTTCCGCGGGGTCCGGGCCGCGACCAGCGGTGGAGGCGAACCGGTGACAAAGAGGCAGTCGCCGTGGGCCATTCCGCGCAACGGCGTGATGACTGCGGGCGAGCCGGTGGTTCACTCCTTGTTCGCAGCGGACACGTCGACGCAGACGATCCCCTGGTTGCCGTCCTGGTCGGCGATCACGGTGAGCGAGGGCGCGTTGCTGTCGTCGACGACGGTCCCGCCCGCGGCGACGGCTGCGGCGATCCGCTGCCCGGCCACTTCGGGCGCCACATAGACCTCGATGTGGAACCGCTGAACCGGCTCCTCGGCGTCCCCGAACCACAGGTTCGGCACCCGCCCGGTGGTGTCCCGGATCTCGTCGCCGGGTGACCCGTGTCCCTGGGCCTCGAGGTTCCCAGTCAGCAGGGCGGCCCACACCGGGGCGATGGTCGCGGAGTGGGCCGTGTCGAGACCGAGTTCGATCATGCTGACCGAGGCCGGGTCGGCGGCGGCCCCCTGGCCGGCGGCGATCTCGGTGATCCGCCGCGCGAGGTCGACGTCCTGCTGGGTCACCCACTGGAGAATGTGCTCGGTGCCTTCGTCGTCGCGATGGACGGCGTCGTCGGTGACCAGCTTGAGATCGACGAACCCTTTACCGATCGACACGTGCGGGTGATGGCCGAGCACATCACCCGCCTCGCCCACTGCGGCGACGAACCGTGCACCGGCGCCGAAGTCGTCGACCAGATAACGGGCATGCAGTCCCTGGGCCAGCTTGCGCCAGTCGGTCAGGTCGGCCCCGGCGATCTTCTCACCCGTCAGCATGTCCATGCACGAGGACCCTAGCCCGGATTCAGCCGCAGCGCGCGCTTCCCGCCCCTGGTCACCCGGCCCGCCCGAGGGCTACGGCTGGGATCGGTTACGCCAGGTGGGGCTGTCGAAGTAGTGGTTGTCGAACTGTTCGGAGGACGCGCCGATCTCGCTCGGTTCGGCCTCACCGCGGTAGACCCGTTCCAGCAGCCGGTAGTAGTCGAATCGGGCGATGCCGGGAGTGAACGTGACGAGGATGTCGGCATGTGCGCCGGGGACCGGCGCGAAGGCGTGCGGCAGTCTCGGGGGAATCACCAGGAGATCACCCTGCTCCAGGGTGCGGATCTCCTCGCCGGCCAGGACCAGCAACGTGCCGTCGAGAACGAAGAACGTCTCGGTCGTCTTCGTGTGGAAGTGTGGCGGCGCACCGGGCGAGCCCGGCTTGAGCAGGGACCGGTTCACGGTCAGCGCGCCGCCGGTGGCGTCCGCGTCGGCGAGTAGCGTGATGAGACTGGTGGCCCCGTCGGCGAGGGTCTCCGCGTCGGCCGCCGTGATGTGCAGGGGGGACTGATCGACGGACATCAGGTTCTTTCCTTTCTCGTACGCATCAAGGAACGGTCGCGAAATGCCGGACGGGGCCGACCGGTCAGCCGGTGACCTCGAAGGTGCCGGCCAGGTCCGCGGTGCTGCTGCCGCCGATCCAGAGGTCGAAGGTGGAGGCGTCCAGGACCGGACCGCGACTGACCGGGTGCCAGTATCGGCGATGCTCGGGACCGATGGTGAACCGTACCCGCCGGGTGTCGTTCGCCGGAATTATCACCCGCTGGAACGCTTTGAGCTCACGGGCCGGCCGGGAAGCGCCGCCGTGGCGCTGGTGCAGGTAGAGCTGGACCACCTCGGGCACCTCGCGGCCGGCGTCGTTGGTGACCTGGACGGTGACGGTCACGGTGCCGTCCAGGCCGATGGTGGTCTGGTCGACGGTGAGGTCGTGGTAGCTGATCCGGCCGTATCCGAGGCCGTGACCGAAAGCGAACAGCGGGGTGCTCGGCTCGTTGAAGTAGCGGCGGCCCTGGTTGTCCGGGTCGTGCGAGCGGGTGTGCGAGTGGATCATCGGGATCTGCCCGATGGTGCGGGGCCAGGTGAACGGCAGTCGCCCGCTGGGTGAGACGGCACCGAAGAGCAGATCGGCGACGGCGTTGCCGCCCTGGGTGCCGGGGTACCAGATGTCCAGGATGGCCGGGACGTTCTCGGCGGCCCAGCGCAGGTCGAGGGGCCGCCCGTTCATGATCAGCGCGACGGTCGGGGTGCCGGTGGCGACGACCGCCTGCAACAGGTCGAGTTGGCGGCCGGGCAGGTCCAGCGACGAGCGCGAGGCGGTCTCCCCGATCATGTTCTGCCACTCCCCCACCACGACGACGGCGACGTCCGCGGCGGTGGCGATGCGGATCGCGCGGGCGAACTCGGCGTCCGTGTCGAAGCCCGCCGGGTCGG from Actinoplanes derwentensis includes these protein-coding regions:
- a CDS encoding 4a-hydroxytetrahydrobiopterin dehydratase, producing the protein MDMLTGEKIAGADLTDWRKLAQGLHARYLVDDFGAGARFVAAVGEAGDVLGHHPHVSIGKGFVDLKLVTDDAVHRDDEGTEHILQWVTQQDVDLARRITEIAAGQGAAADPASVSMIELGLDTAHSATIAPVWAALLTGNLEAQGHGSPGDEIRDTTGRVPNLWFGDAEEPVQRFHIEVYVAPEVAGQRIAAAVAAGGTVVDDSNAPSLTVIADQDGNQGIVCVDVSAANKE
- a CDS encoding cupin domain-containing protein: MSVDQSPLHITAADAETLADGATSLITLLADADATGGALTVNRSLLKPGSPGAPPHFHTKTTETFFVLDGTLLVLAGEEIRTLEQGDLLVIPPRLPHAFAPVPGAHADILVTFTPGIARFDYYRLLERVYRGEAEPSEIGASSEQFDNHYFDSPTWRNRSQP
- a CDS encoding BTAD domain-containing putative transcriptional regulator; the encoded protein is MVYVQVLGPLRVWHDHVEVDAGPRQQAYLLALLLAHAGQVVTTSELVDLIWETDVPPSAVNLIQKHVGGLRRLLEPSVPPRGTGSYVQRRGTGYLFAGDGEVADVVAFRQLVTTARSTHGGVALDAYAKACGGAALDAYAKALSLWSGPAAKGMRHSAAGIPAFAALDGEFLGAAVEAADLAVALDRPQEVLAALRLATAMDPLHEPVHAGLVTALAAVGRQAEALATFDAVQSRLAAELGIGPGPKLRAAHQRVLRQTLWRREPVSAPAALGPPLKAVSRPPADPPSAADPPSATVPSAAAAGRVGLVGRVQENAELRRAIGAAVGGGSGLVFIEGEPGAGKTRLIEEAVAGARRRGVRVVWGRCREGDGMPWVQAVGTMLTGLPVDAREKWLGGEIGSLMEAGDGVPAGTVLENDTRFRLFEGVTGLVAELSAQRPCVLVLDDLHWADVTSLELLAHLVTRPPRGTVLIGALRTVAPLPSPALTRVLAVAGRAPGHRRIRLGPLTPEDVAELVRRETGHDPTHEVARDGTRDVVRDIYARTAGNAFLVLELSRHLAETGVLTREAAARAGVPATVRDVVRDRMAGLDDNVRGLLQIAALAGRDIDLRLLAGEAGIGVQSCLDCLEPVAALGLLAPVPGNPFVVRFTQDLIREAVAGLSG
- a CDS encoding RICIN domain-containing protein is translated as MLSSARVPAATAVLAGLLLTSACNSGTGDPAPAAAPSLAEIPASSSAWPAPAAEPTTAAVTTSPASRPASTATTTAAGGGAGSDVFSGTRQVYLLPKNSEATLGVVNDGKIGLSGAFGDNELFVLTPVTRGGDTFQIRTGKLRAGGEALCVSAKLGAGGRPGTVVTAGCDATAGDQIFRFRQTGESNGKPTYTIRTGADTFIIQDPTGEIAGTGVGVAAVTIGEGTADIDTPFVIADKGKASLPALD